The Vicia villosa cultivar HV-30 ecotype Madison, WI linkage group LG1, Vvil1.0, whole genome shotgun sequence genome includes a region encoding these proteins:
- the LOC131657615 gene encoding ethylene-response factor C3-like, whose protein sequence is MPQRTNLSFFQNSDFKRLQQIPSEISFEFGINHDYLPFSTLDFSSSSQTSMSANSVKSSDQSKEVLQNNKTDQKSYIGVRKRPWGKFAAEIRDTTRGGKRVWLGTFDSAEEAALAYDQAAFSMRGDNAPLNFSVQRVKESLQEMQYDCRKGCSPALALKERHYNQRKLSSKGVKNNNKSGKQDQSEESSSSSSSSSSVLVLEDLGVEYLEQLLTMSDNPSTNFTNF, encoded by the coding sequence ATGCCTCAAAGAACCAatctctctttctttcaaaactcAGATTTCAAAAGGCTGCAGCAAATCCCTTCCGAAATTTCCTTCGAATTCGGTATTAATCATGATTATCTTCCCTTTAGTACGCTTGATTTCTCATCGAGTTCGCAAACATCGATGTCTGCGAACTCGGTGAAGTCATCTGATCAATCTAAAGAAGTATTGCAGAATAATAAGACGGATCAAAAGTCATATATAGGTGTAAGAAAAAGGCCTTGGGGGAAGTTTGCTGCAGAGATTAGAGACACAACAAGAGGAGGCAAAAGGGTTTGGCTTGGAACCTTTGACAGTGCTGAAGAAGCTGCTTTAGCTTATGATCAAGCTGCATTTTCAATGAGAGGTGATAATGCTCCTCTCAATTTTTCTGTCCAAAGGGTCAAAGAGTCTTTGCAAGAGATGCAATATGATTGTAGAAAAGGATGTTCACCTGCACTTGCACTCAAGGAGAGACACTATAACCAAAGAAAGTTGTCATCAAAAGgtgtaaagaataataataaatcagGAAAACAAGATCAATCAGaggaatcatcatcatcatcatcatcatcatcaagtgtTTTGGTGCTAGAAGACTTGGGAGTTGAATATCTTGAGCAACTTTTAACTATGTCTGATAATCCAAGTACAAACTTCACCAACTTCTAA
- the LOC131657621 gene encoding uncharacterized protein LOC131657621: MAVKNNCDNMHAKMSYYYGYINGRSNMVLSKINFVPPNRFDFVYSNLWKVEVPNKVKAFGWRCFKNKIPTRDSLLKKGILLASLNLMCVFCDEVSESPSRSFMMCRHSGKVWKDMAEWIGMDYCNPMDFKESFWVWSSFCHQKKVKKGKEGVVWLAILWSLWLSRNEIIFNSSPCNAHDLIWSCKVLVWRWSGIEKITHPNCNFYELSKNPLFYLS, encoded by the exons ATGGCTGTTAAAAACAACTGTGATAATAT GCACGCAAAAATGAGTTATTACTACGGTTATATAAACGGCCGTAGTAATATGGTGTTATCAAAGATAAATTTTGTTCCGCCTAACcgttttgattttgtttattccaATTTATGGAAGGTGGAGGTGCCTAACAAAGTCAAAGCCTTCGGTTGGAGATGTTTTAAGAACAAGATTCCTACTAGAGATTCGCTATTGAAAAAGGGAATTCTTCTAGCTTCCTTGAATCTTATGTGTGTTTTTTGTGATGAGGTTAGTGAATCTCCTTCTCGTTCTTTTATGATGTGTCGGCATTCCGGTAAGGTTTGGAAAGATATGGCGGAGTGGATAGGTATGGACTATTGTAATCCTATGGATTTTAAAGAAAGTTTTTGGGTGTGGAGTTCTTTTTGTCATCAAAAGAAAGTTAAAAAAGGAAAGGAAGGAGTTGTTTGGTTGGCCATTTTATGGAGTTTGTGGTTGAGTAGGAATGAAATTATATTCAACAGTTCTCCTTGCAACGCTCATGATCTTATATGGAGTTGTAAAGTTCTTGTTTGGAGGTGGTCGGGCATAGAGAAAATTACACATCCCAATTGTAACTTCTACGAGTTAAGCAAAAACCCGttgttttacttaagttag